The sequence attgttttgtttttataatgcattaaaggaaaatcaaaataaaagtcTCACTATTTTTATTGAATGCTAacataccgtcgtgcggggcttcttttgataaatcaggggctactttggacattttaaaacaagaattataacgaaaattacttttaaattgtcattatcaccaatcgggtgtcttgttgatagttggatggtaACTTTCTGCtttaaatttggtattttttccgtttatttttttcaaaaaatcaaaaatccaaagtagcccccggaatcaaaagaagccccgcacgacggtacaaTCGCTTATATTGAATTGGCAGACTTCGATAATATAAAACTTTCAAGGTGAATCGCAACGAATCAAACTCGACCCAGGCCTGGCTTTGGGGTACATTTTCAGCATTCCGTCGTTCTCCTGAGCGGTAGTGGTCGCTAATGCTTGTGATGTTCCGATTTCGTGCGTGCGTTTTCTTGATCCTTTGTTTGGTGGTTCTCACGCAAGGATGAGGACTATCTATTTTTTTTCGGGACGTAACACCGGAGCATGCATGTCGGTGTGCGAGTCAACGGTGATGAGAATTATTGTTCCGCACGTAGGATGCCGGTGCTGAATGCTGCAAAGTCTGATGCTCTATAGGTGAGGCATCGAATCCAGTGCTGCGACCCGTCCCCGAATGGACAACGGTAGCGGCAAATAAATTCCTTTGCTCAGAATTTTCCATTTGCGACCGAATGTGCGCACGTTTGGGACTGCGGCCATGATCTTGGCCGACCTGACTAGTCTGGACGTGTCCACAACTCCGTTTGTGGTGACATTGTTTGTCacgattttttcttcaaatcttCTGCGTCTCGCTGAATAGATCGGGATGGAGCTACAAAAAGAATGAATAGTTGGAATAATTGACATCTTGTTTAACATTAATCTTAACCGTTGCTTACATTTTTATCGATGCTGATAGTGAAATTTATTCAATGTTTAGGATGATTATCGGCAGGTATTTGAAAAACGCGGAAACTTAACACAAATGATAAAAAAAGACCAATACATTCGTCATTGGTTTTACCACGTTTTACTGAAGACAGAATACTAACACAAATATTTTccagacatcatgcacgcgtactAAAAAGGATGAGAATGAACATAGATTGTTACGTGCATATAAACTTTAGCGCGCGAGTCTCACGGAGCTTTTGCACCTCACATTAACgttggtgagtcgcattgagaaatttcaatgcaatcagctcatgcgctgtttgccatggcaaacctttgcaaacaacaaCGGAGAtgcgtaaaacagcttgggcgggaaattttcattcaataatatcgtcgccaaagtaacgccagctatgcatttctagcgcatgagatgagtctcatgagacgtacattgagacacgctcacttaGTTATTTCATGCGCGCGCTAGTTTCTCTCGTCGCACTGAAtcggtgctacgtgagcttttgtagctcatggcacactgtctcattcatgtatacacgagaattaagagactctgaTATTTTCGCGTTATTCTGTCCAAGTATAATCTATAATTTCGGATAGTATACTTTTTATACTATGTAAAGTATAACTTtcaaaaatggcaaaaaagGTTAATTTCAAACCCTTCacggatttattttatttgtctgCCGTTTGGCTTCAGATAGTAACGAATCATtccaaaaaacaaacagacaaaattAACAAACAGACAAAATTAATTAAGGATTCGGCAGAAAGAATCAGGCCGCAAAACGAATCATTGAGTCTAAATTGAATCAATCTTCTGAATCCAACTTAGTGTTTTCTGCTGCACTCACTACTCATCGGTTCATTCTCATCTCTCGATTTCTTTTCGCACTATCTGTGGTTTCACTTATTCCTGCTTCTTCCATTGGTCAttaacaacttcgagaagctacttgaacaaaaccctcgattccgggcaatgagaaagcggactctttggctaaagTGGGCGCTGTGGAAGGTCATATTTACGATAGGCAAATCACCAAATCACATTAGCTTGTTAGGAAACCTTGTTAAGCTGgcagcagaaatggacaaatagGGAGTTGGGTAGATTATGTCGTGTGGGAGTGCGAAGAGCATCGTGGctccagatctgcgctaactgaacatttcccgaggaaaacaaccaaagcctattagggaagtgttggcgggtcttgaACTCGAAAACATGTCCCTTGTCTACCAAttcttgaaagttgctgatgtcaGACTGTAACCATTGTCCACCTATCCCCTTTGCTATCGTAATCCCTTAAGAATGTCTTAATCTTGTCGTCACTCCCATGTCCGCCGTAAAACCCCATCCGTTTGCCTTCCTCTCGTTCTTGTCTCCCCAAAGAAAtgtgtcccgttacagatgtgaaacatcaccAAGAATGTCAACCATGTGAACATCAggcattgtaattaattaagtACCCTAAATTCCTTTCtcttcctactgtattattgtattccctaacctcgaccaaaccgcgagtctttcggttccccaaaactaaccctATATACAGCATccattcgctaactgggctaaaaCATCAGTGCAGTTAACGAGCGCCGTTTTTAAACTGGGCTGTCGAGGGGATTTTCGATGCATTGTTATGATCAATGTTTTACATGGAACGACAATAATATACTATTTAGACTCCCCTCACAGCCTAGTCTTTGTTTTTTGATGGATAACTGCTTTTTAAGTGGGCTTTGGCCCAGTTAGCGCACGCCCAGTTAGCGGATggagtctgaaaatatttccacATGATCAAgaaagggtcaaaatctcactgtaggtggattaatctggatttttaaatttatttttgctgcaaaatggtgggttgacatcaaggaaggagcgcccaacagagctctggtccccacaagttcctatctcacgcttccacgggtcgtccgatgacaaaagaccgccagttaagggttgtgtacttagctggtagtgcagcctgggcactgttgtccttctgacatcagctagagtgagaaggtacgcctcgagcgtctgttcaccaggatgtgcggctcaaacagcgtctgcctggtacccagcggctgatcaacgaaatgctgtatcgcgtcaactatacctaaggtggcagccccaccagcgcgatgtaggtaacgcgaccccggtaaggtagcttactgaagcctctcatataccacgaaaaatggagatagaagaaaaagagaacgttatttttggcaaccgacccggcaacaaaataaggactatgattgaaaattcggtacctggaatgtcaggaccctaaatgaacctggacgagtgagccttctggctcgcgaactgcagaaggttggagtgaacgtggcagtggaccccacgaccaacactgcattcaagtataacatctatcacagcggcggcggaaaagcagagcatggagttggtttcgtagtgatgggcaagcagatgaagcgagtgatgcggtggaaacccattagcgaacgaatctgtgtgttgaggatacggggcaaattctttaattacagcctaatcaacgtttactcACCGACAaacagtggtggaaatactcgcttcacgagtaagaaaagagtgtaattgggcctaccaaaaatgccatactcgcgcgaacctactgcctgcatttttctggcgcttgctttgttcgcgagtacgggcagaacaaaaacaaaaagccgggctgtattttgttcgggagtaaaaaCACGGTCGCGAGTTTTTGTGATTACTTCGAATACAATGAATAGATTTGACTTGACATAAACACAAGAACAATGAACAATTGTGTTGTTGCTCGAACATCAGTGAGAAATAAGTTCCGAGGTTGTTTTATGACTTTtagcaaattaacccgaatgactcgcgaagcttcacgaacatttttcggggttcgtttttttgttttctctgcgagtagtaggtaggcaagagAAAGGCAACACAAATGTTCGCGAgtcttttgcattgcctacttcttgTTTTGTGAGTAAGATTCGCAAATTTCCACCACtgccgacaaacgataaatctgacgacgtgaaggacacgttttatgaatgtcttgataaagcctttggagagtgcccaaagcatgacgtaaaaattgttatcggagacgttaacgctcaggtcggtagagaggactttttccgtcccataatcggtagggagagccttcactccgctaccaatgacaacggcctacggctagtaaacttcgctactgccagagggatggccatcagtagcacctactttgcacgaaagaacatccgaaagcacacatGGAGACaaccaaatggtgaaacttgcaaccagatagaccttgttctggtggatgggcgccatttctcggatgttatcgatgtgcggacattcagaggtccgaacattgactctgatcactacctcgatgtcagtaaaattcgatcacggccggcggaaggagtatcggctgagtaccgccagaagctcgacgaacggataagtgcaatcaacgttagcgacaacatcaacgatctatgggagtcgatccatggagcgctgagcacaacagcacgagaagtggtaggcactgcacagaggcgacccaggacgggttggttcgatgtggagtgtcagagagtgacagacgagaagaacgttgccagaagccgaatgttggtgtcgggtacccgatcgaatagagatcggtacaaggaagcaagagcagccgaaaaacgaacccaccgcagaaagaagaaagagtacgaagaacaagttattagtgagacACAGGAAAAAATtgagcagaacgatatgtggaggttttatgagtctgtcaatggcgtgcggagaaagacagctcCATCtctcgtcatgtgcaacgaccaataAGGGatagataaaaccgaagtggctgccaggtggaagcaacacttcgagactttgttgaatagtggaagtgacgatgcatcggtgaacagaataaatattagcgacgatggacaagctgtggagccacctacactagatgaggtaaaaaaaaactgttaacccttaaatgcacaatgttgttttaaaacaacaaaccgaaaatacgtttaatgttaatgatttcaatggctatttacgttaaaaatatttccgacgatttctaaaaaaaatcgccttgcgcctttaagggttaaagagctgaaaaaacaataaggctgcggggaaggaccagctcccggctgaacttctcaaacatggcagtgagcagctttatgaagttctgcaccatattatgtcgaaaatatgggtagacgaggaaatgcctgctagctggttggacggcctcatttgccctctctttaagaaagggcacagactggagtgcgccaattaccgaggaataaccctccttaattcgacgtacaaaattatgtcccatattctgttcaacagattgagaccgcttgaagagtccttcgtcggcgaatactaagcaggttttcgtgagggcttttgtgccttttaagagggagacagcgaggattggactcacgatcaaggtgatggtagtgaaatggtgctggatggtgaaaaatttgaagtggtggaagaatttgtgtatcttggaacattagtgacgtgcgataatgatgttacccgcgaggtgaaaaggcgtattgcagctgcaaatagggcttattacggacttcgtaaccagcttaagtcccatagtctgcaaacgaaatcaaaactcgcgctgtatactagtctgattcttccggtggctttatacggccatgaaacatggacgttaaaggaggctgatcggagagctttcggagtgtttgagcgtaaggtgctgcggacaatactcggcggtaaacaagagaacggtatctggcggcgtcgcaggaatcacgaattgtaccaggtatataaagggctgAATATTAGCttttgttcgtatgccggaagaacgtcaagcgaagataatatttagtagagaacctggaagaggccgcaggcttcgtggaaggccgcgtacacgatggctttttgcagttgaagaggacctgagggcgctcaaatTAACTATTTAAGATGTACTTTAACTGGCTTCATTGGGTCATCAGCAGCAAAGTtaacaagtcgcagaccatcatcgttggtagcggattgaaggctttccgtacttAGAACATTGAAACGTGTGGAgtgctttcgaaaaaaaatgtatttgcttATCTATCACGTTGTTGTTGTTCGTCAGAAATATCATCAGCAAAAATGGCGCTTACGATGCTTTTTCATATACCGTTCATGAACAAAAAACTTCTCACAAATGTCACATTTAACATTCCTTTCGGTTCCATGGCTCTTCTCGTGAATTAACATGTTCGGCCGATTAGAAAAACCACGATCACAGAATTGGCAAACGAACGGTTTCAGCGAGCTATGCGTCAACAGATGTCGCTTGTAACCGGATGCATGAGCAAAGTGCTTCGAACAGTGCCTACATTGGTAAGGCTTTTCTCCTGTGTGAATTCTAGAGTGCACTTCCAGATAGTTCGGTGTCTTGAATCGGCACCGGCACACCGGACATTCGTACCGCGGTTCACGCTCTTGGTACGGATTTCCGTGCAACTTGAGATGTGTTTGCAGATTACCTTTACTGAAAAAAGTTTTCCGGCAAACAGTGCACTCGAAGCGCTTGTTTTCGGTATGTGTTTTTTCGTGATTAGTTAATGAACTTGGTTGCATAAAGGTTTTCCCGCAGAGGGAACATTGGTAGGGACCGATAACATCACTCTGGATACCGTTGTGAAATTTTCGCTCGTGGAATCGAAGCATAATCCTCTTGACGAAACTTTTATCGCActacaataaaacaaaataaaacaatactATATTATGTCATAAACTTCAATATCctatataaaatgaaaaaaaaaaaaaccttttcatGTTGACATTTATAGAGCTGATCCATGCATATATAGGTCCTGTGTCGGTTGAAAGCTTCTTGAGAAAAATATCTACTAAAGCAAATGCCGCATTCGAATGGTCTAACACCATTTATGTCTTCCCTTCGATCTGGCTCGTGTATCTGTTTAGAGTGCCGATTTAGCTGCTCCTCACTAGAAAACTTTTGATGGCAGCCACAACATTGATTAGAAGCTAGTCTCCGCAACAGCCGTGGCCGCTTCTCCACCAATCGCTCCCGAAAATGCCTGCTCAGCGATGCCTTCTTCGAGTACCGTTTGAAACAAATGTCGCATTCGTATGGTCTCAAATCATCGACTACACGTTCATTAATATGTTCCAAGCTTGAATGTTCTTTTAGGTCATCAGCTGATGCAAAATCCTTTCGACAACCACAGCATCGATGATCCGTTGGGTCTTCTTCATTCATTAGAGCACCAATCTTAGAACCAATTGCGCCCATTCGCTTGTGTCGGTTTAGCGACGTTTTCTTGAAATATCTCTTAAAACATATGTCGCATTGGTATGGTTTCTTTGAATCATCGCTTGTTCGATCCGGCTCGTGAACCTTGGAGATATGGTCTGTGAAGGCTTCTGTTGTTTCGAAATCCGTGCGACACGCACAGCATACCGTTAAACCGATTTCTGTTTCATCATCGTTACATTTTCCTTGATCCATGCTGTTATCGTTTGAAGATTGTCCTTCCATCTCTGGAGAAGCTTCTCTTACCGTGTCTTCTTTTGCAAGAGCGAGTTGTCGATCTTTGCATATTGTTCGAAGTTTCTTGTCTGTTTCTCGACAAAGATTTGCTAGGGCATATGCATGAAGTAATTTGTTGGTACAGATCTCGCAACAACATCTTGGAAGTAAGTCCTCATCAGATATCtacaaaaaacacattaatgctgtccaatgagcagctcgaagtagctcgaagttgttcctgtcacgctcatgcccgtttgttgacaaaaaagaacgagcaggacgggaacaacttcgagctacttcgagctgctcattggacagcactattgctCATTGAATGCACAAATAAATAGTCTATAAACAACTTACCAATACAGCACTGATTGATGTGATTAAATCAGCAACAGACAAATTGTCAACAACTTTCATCTGTAGCGAAACTAAACCGTGTTGACTATCACTGAGACAAATACGACACCTTTCGGCATTATCCATATTATAATATTGATATATACATTAATTTTATTATGAAATTTGGATAATTGTGTCGTTCTCGTTACAtactttattcttctttttacAAGGGTAGTTTCGAAAGCGTCCAGAGTAAATGATACAGCACAAATAATCGTTTAAATAAAACCTTTCGGTTTTTATACACGGAAAAGCAAAAAATGCTTTTATAACTTCAAATTAGAGATTTCAAACTGTCTCTCAACTCCCAATTATTCTACGTTTAGAcaaaggcaagtgaattgagcaagtcgcctGAATCCGACGCGAATTGAACGCGTAAACactttaattcaattcacttgaacgaaaagaaagttgaacatgttcaacttttggcaagtcaattgaattcaactgagttgttcaattcacttgccctgtcaaaacgtagcattagtaTAATTTTGgactttaaataaaaattaaaataagctCCCACATatgtaattaaaatcaattAGATCCTTTTTGATTATGTAGAAATGTTTAATTTTAGTGATTCTTTGGACAACAATCATGATTTTTTGAACATCTTTCTAGAGTATAATGTCCAATAGGGGACCCCTAACctatagtggaccctccagcaaacatttttctataaaattctttcgggagaacctaccttacattCTAATGATTCGTaatatgcattggaaatgctatagaaagtaaaaatagatgtatttttacaattttctgtTATTCTGCTATTATCAACGTATCTTCGGGCCTCGGCCAATCTGCGATGTCTCAACACTAGGCACCACATCTACCTTTGGAGTGTAAAACCTGTGCTGAAATtggggcttattctacgagtggagtgatGTGAGAtcgcttcattctataatcaccttaaaccaaccaaaaaaaaaggttttatttaaagatgcaaaaatatgaatacacacttaaaatagaaTTCGCTGTTCGGTAAAGTTTTTGACGAAAAACTTCGGTAAACATTAAAACTTACCGTAAGTtcggtaaaaataaattattctaccgtatttcggtaaaattttaccgatcaaactgcaatttaaatattatttgacaGAATTCGGTATTGAAACCAACAGTTCGTACGGTAAAACAAAATTGTTGCCGTATACGGTAAAATAAATACCGAACAAACTGCAAAACAAATTCTGCTTTACAGTTTTTCGGTAAACTAGGTTGAGCTGTCAAACAGTAAAAGTCATACttctttacagaaaaaatgcGCAGCTTGCGGTTGGATCAAgacttttttttacgaaaagatcaatttttaaaaattttcatcattataaaaatatattcagacATAGACCGGAGAAATAATAACAGGTATTTTacattgtttacaaaagtatATCGTTTTTAATGTAGCAACACTCCTTTCAGATTTTTCTTTGCTGATATTAGTTTGTGCTGGGAAAGGTATGTTTCATATACGGAAAATGTGCCAGATCAGATTTTCATGGCGATCTTCCATTATAAAATGAGGtcgattgtaaaaaaaataaataaataaatgtcatGTTACTATACCGAagttgtattttattttataactaTTACTGAAAGCATCAAACATTtatatttcttcatttttttcaaaatgaaaaagtACCGAAGCGCTCGGTAGTTCCTTTTTCGAATTACCGAACTGTACGGTACATTTTGACAGATCAtcacaaaattaaaaattaccgaACGAACTGTAAATGTTTCGTTTACCGAACAGATTACcgaacgttcagctgttgaaagttcggtaaaaaattaccgtacactgtaaaatattttaagtgtgtatgtacATAGAAACATAAAAGCGTTCAAAAGTAATATGAAAgtataaaattatgaaaatatgacaatatgaagatgtgaaaattagaaaatataaaaatataaaacataaaaacataaaagtataaaaaaataaataatacaaataattacttgcaccactaatgggtacaTTGTTCCTTTGGTGGTTGGTTTAaatttgggcttattctacgagtggagtgacgtgagattgctcgaatgacgtgagaagagtcgtgtactgccgtgaatcgcatatttgtcccatatgaataggaaactcagcaaagatgggacagatatgcgattcacggcagtgtagccccatttgaataacatggtcgcctcacgtgagaattgctaaaatcgactcacctcgcgtcactcgactcgtagaataagcccaattaactatggttcccatagtggtgctatccattgatttctaaTGAGACTCGCTACTAGTGGACAGTGGTACAGTTGCTCCCACTATTGTAGGTAGAATGgaataaattttattgaagaaaaaaaaagttttctaaggtttttcaagcaaaattttaggataagttgGATTTAACGTCATATTTATAGCATGATGCATTAACTGAAACTTTCGTAGAGAGTGTACATAATTAAAAAGAAAAATCTCGTTAAAACCGCATTGCCTCTACTATTAGTGCTTCCCCCACTATGGGTACAGTTACCTTATTGCTtcaaagaaaatgtattttttatagGTGTACAgaacgaatcgaaatcgaagAAATTGCCATTTGTGGGTGGAAAACATCCTAGATTCCCTGGGGGGCATAGTATATCCATTGTGCTTGACACACAAGCAGGATTTGCAGAAATCGCCGTCAATAGATaatgaacaacgataaaagaaaggcaaaaactgttccgtatcataacaagccatgaaaacgaAATTATCAAACATGtaatacaagtgcgaaaaacagaatcggataggcagagaagtgatgattctcgctttgtctTGCTCATTTTGTGTTAGGGACCGCACAGCTGTACAGAGAAAGTtgaattcgcgaagtcgaagcaaaattcttcacacaaacaatgacagttctttatgggtttttacagtagagcaacagagaggaggagatggcggccatgtttcactcaaaatttgcttcgacttcgcgaattgcaTCATCAGGcccagtgctccccgcgtttggagcttcctaaaaaaataatcagttctttttctttatcatgacagcttgcgacaGAGATGCATTCTAAACACGAGAACGCGTATTtgtgttcaaaacgttctgaacacagcacactgttcaagagcactgacctagcatagcaacttgtatcctaggaaaacaaattcaagcgacggTATGCTACACATTTCTCGTCTATAGTAATGGAAaacgtgggcatctaacggatagaaatcaaccatgctcgtatgtttttgcatagttccaaatctagAGAACCTtcgttaccatgatcgttttgctttttttACCAACCCAGTGAACACTGAACTGTATTCAGAATTTTGAACTCTCCACCAAGGCCAGGGTtggtagcgaccgaagccactcaaaatagtcACTTTAGTGAACAAAGCTGAAGGAGAAAGGGATTAAATAGTGACTtccagttgcagaaaaagtgaccaaatagtgacttccaatttcagttgcaagttcgatgaaacgaaatcaagcgttttggGTCGaagcagaatatttttttcgtaatttgtgacgaaaaacatctttcactcaccactcttttctcttagaacgaaccaagaacttttatctactcagtgactcccTCTCCTCATGGAAATTGGATTCAATATCGGCCAAAAGCAGGACTActaaaaactatgagtagtcttaCAAGCAAATCAATTTTTAACGCCCTGGGAGTGagcgaaatatggttatcaTTCATAAGACCGGTTTTTCCGTCCAGAAAATGAATGCAtgaatgagcattctcttctcgtgagaatgagtgaaaataacgatcattggattagctgaacacctacttaagaaaggtgcacagaactctacgatttgtcataactgccacggaaggttttggaatttttagtgcgGGAGGAACAACAGTACGCAAtatacgcagattttccgacttgctgcgcgtattcatgaacgatttttgctatggaatttgacaatcttcaaaatttggAAGACTTGATCTCTATTATatctatgatatgatatgatatctactcaataaatattttttaagagCTAATccttcattacatctgtcaagtctacaaaaaaatagccgcttgagaacaaattatattttcttgaattttttagacAAATTGTTATATAGATGACTAATGAGGGATTATGTCTCCTCAAATTAaggcaacaactcaaaatccaaatatcctgaaattgtggtggaatgttggcacttttatcagtgaagatcatttagtatatttacGGATTTGTgctttgaaaaaatgatagcatttggtcatcATTGGGAGAAGATGTTAAAATTTTGGATAGCCACTTAAAAAACAtctttagggccgatgcccacatAGCGTTTTTtgaacgctgcgtgcacgtggcgttggaaaaacgcaggtgtgcatcggtgcggcgacgctgcgttaccgctttttcccgatgcacacatgcgtccttttaacgctgcgtgcacgtggcgttggaaaaacgcaggtgtgcatcggtgcggcgaagctgcgttaccgctttttcccgatgcacacatgcgtccttttaacgccgggtgcacgcagcgttgaaaagacgctacgtgggcatcgggccttagGGGGAACAAAACACACCAAATATttaatagagtaaataaggttgtcaatcaaaaaaataactcgCTACATAACGATGATTTGTCTAGAGTTATGATCCCCAAAGTACGGCTCGCGGCCCGAAattttcacacagttttgcacaccatccactgttgctttgatcagtctggtaagcttcccagggaagctgttctcgtccataattttccatagctctactcggtctatactgtc comes from Armigeres subalbatus isolate Guangzhou_Male chromosome 2, GZ_Asu_2, whole genome shotgun sequence and encodes:
- the LOC134213761 gene encoding zinc finger protein 70-like, which gives rise to MDNAERCRICLSDSQHGLVSLQMKVVDNLSVADLITSISAVLISDEDLLPRCCCEICTNKLLHAYALANLCRETDKKLRTICKDRQLALAKEDTVREASPEMEGQSSNDNSMDQGKCNDDETEIGLTVCCACRTDFETTEAFTDHISKVHEPDRTSDDSKKPYQCDICFKRYFKKTSLNRHKRMGAIGSKIGALMNEEDPTDHRCCGCRKDFASADDLKEHSSLEHINERVVDDLRPYECDICFKRYSKKASLSRHFRERLVEKRPRLLRRLASNQCCGCHQKFSSEEQLNRHSKQIHEPDRREDINGVRPFECGICFSRYFSQEAFNRHRTYICMDQLYKCQHEKCDKSFVKRIMLRFHERKFHNGIQSDVIGPYQCSLCGKTFMQPSSLTNHEKTHTENKRFECTVCRKTFFSKGNLQTHLKLHGNPYQEREPRYECPVCRCRFKTPNYLEVHSRIHTGEKPYQCRHCSKHFAHASGYKRHLLTHSSLKPFVCQFCDRGFSNRPNMLIHEKSHGTERNVKCDICEKFFVHERYMKKHRKRHFC